A genomic stretch from Candidatus Nitrososphaera gargensis Ga9.2 includes:
- a CDS encoding glycine--tRNA ligase: protein MVANYDEVMKLALERGFYFPSCEIYSDAPAGFWEYGPTGVNMKNKFVELWRRELVRRDGMMEIDGCQIMSKSVFVASGHISNFTDPIVKCTKCGSTFRADRYITEKTGENVPERMADEEINALIKKHNLRCPNCKGEFGGVSRFNMMFRVGIGPAAEEAYLRPETCQTIFVDFARVFKTMRGRLPLGIAQVGKSFRNEIAPRQSLLRLREFYQAEIEVFCNPNRLNEMPKFEEVKNTFLRISSHDGSAITEATAQEAIDKGLIPNKLVAYYLALLIEFYDKTGIDVKRSRFRRLSDEEKAFYASVAFDFEVETSIGWLELVACNYRSDYDLKGHGATSKQNLEVVDPADQTKVLPHVFELSMGIDRSIYTILEHCYYEDEQHDDRVVLKLKPYLAPILVGVLPLMTKDGLDEKARKIHSDLKYDFDTFYDESGSIGRRYRRLEEVGAPFAVTIDQTTMQDDTVTVRHRDTMQQERVKTSELRQYMQNALDAARN from the coding sequence ATGGTTGCCAATTATGACGAGGTAATGAAACTGGCGCTAGAGCGTGGGTTTTACTTTCCTAGTTGCGAGATTTACTCTGACGCCCCCGCCGGATTCTGGGAATATGGGCCGACAGGCGTCAACATGAAGAACAAGTTTGTCGAGCTGTGGCGGCGCGAGCTGGTACGGCGCGACGGCATGATGGAGATCGACGGGTGCCAGATAATGAGCAAGAGTGTCTTTGTCGCATCTGGCCACATCAGCAACTTTACCGATCCTATTGTAAAGTGCACAAAATGCGGATCCACCTTCAGGGCGGACCGCTACATCACTGAAAAGACGGGCGAGAACGTGCCTGAGAGGATGGCAGACGAGGAGATAAACGCGCTGATCAAAAAACACAATTTGCGCTGTCCAAACTGCAAGGGCGAGTTTGGCGGGGTAAGCAGGTTCAACATGATGTTCAGGGTCGGCATCGGCCCGGCGGCCGAGGAGGCGTACCTGCGGCCGGAAACGTGCCAGACCATATTTGTCGACTTTGCGCGTGTCTTCAAGACAATGCGCGGCCGCCTGCCCCTTGGGATCGCGCAGGTAGGCAAGAGCTTTAGGAACGAAATCGCGCCAAGGCAGAGCCTGCTCCGGTTGAGGGAGTTCTACCAAGCAGAGATCGAGGTGTTTTGCAACCCAAACAGGCTGAATGAGATGCCTAAGTTCGAGGAAGTAAAGAACACCTTCCTCAGGATATCATCGCATGATGGCTCGGCGATCACAGAGGCAACGGCCCAAGAAGCGATCGACAAAGGCCTGATACCAAACAAGCTGGTCGCCTACTACCTTGCACTCTTGATAGAATTCTACGACAAGACCGGAATAGACGTAAAGCGCAGCCGTTTCCGCCGGCTGTCAGACGAAGAAAAAGCCTTCTATGCCTCGGTCGCGTTCGACTTTGAGGTAGAGACCAGCATAGGGTGGCTTGAGCTTGTAGCCTGCAATTATCGCTCTGACTATGACTTGAAGGGACACGGGGCAACAAGCAAGCAGAACTTGGAAGTTGTAGACCCGGCGGATCAGACTAAGGTGCTGCCACATGTGTTTGAATTGTCGATGGGAATCGACAGGAGTATATACACCATCTTGGAGCACTGCTACTATGAAGACGAGCAGCACGACGATAGGGTGGTCTTGAAGCTCAAGCCATATCTAGCACCTATTCTTGTGGGCGTACTACCTCTGATGACAAAGGACGGGCTTGACGAAAAGGCGCGCAAGATCCATTCAGACCTGAAATACGATTTTGACACCTTTTACGATGAATCTGGGTCCATAGGCCGGCGCTACCGCAGGCTTGAAGAGGTGGGCGCGCCGTTTGCGGTGACGATCGACCAGACAACTATGCAGGACGACACCGTGACTGTAAGGCACAGGGACACGATGCAGCAGGAAAGGGTCAAGACATCAGAACTGCGCCAATACATGCAGAACGCGCTTGACGCAGCAAGAAATTAA
- a CDS encoding winged helix-turn-helix transcriptional regulator — MIGKKFTVLILRNMIYSKQKHFNEFLNSIEGINLNTLSTRLREMEKNQLIERRIFHEIPVRIEYTLTEKGKDLIPIIEQMGAFSMKHAPEIFKNSKASSFQELCGRDPASL; from the coding sequence ATCATTGGAAAAAAGTTTACTGTGCTAATTCTACGAAACATGATTTACAGCAAGCAAAAGCACTTCAACGAATTCCTGAATTCAATCGAAGGGATCAATCTCAATACCCTTTCTACGCGCCTCCGGGAAATGGAAAAGAATCAGCTCATTGAACGGAGAATCTTCCATGAAATTCCTGTCAGGATCGAATACACGCTTACAGAAAAGGGAAAAGACCTCATTCCAATTATTGAACAGATGGGGGCATTTTCGATGAAGCATGCCCCGGAAATATTCAAGAACAGCAAGGCATCTTCGTTCCAAGAGCTTTGCGGCAGAGATCCGGCTTCGCTCTAG
- a CDS encoding PqqD family peptide modification chaperone, translated as MSQQQTVTEAQVYDALKKCMDPEIPVNVVDLGLIYGVKVASGKDVDIKMTMTTRGCPLHDTLVSDVKRYVSKINGIGNINVEIVWDPPWTLEKMNPDVREKLGFGKPRLRFQIDYEKSKPLKMGKFAKQEDGSLILANDKDQGFMVNEAIVEFWNTCDGTKTINQLTDQFSAKLGMPRQQVEQEVVQLVQQLLEAELLKA; from the coding sequence ATGTCACAACAGCAGACAGTCACAGAGGCTCAGGTTTACGACGCCCTGAAAAAATGCATGGATCCGGAAATACCGGTCAATGTAGTCGACCTTGGGCTCATTTATGGTGTCAAGGTCGCTAGCGGCAAGGATGTGGACATCAAGATGACCATGACCACTAGAGGCTGTCCTCTTCACGATACTCTGGTAAGCGACGTCAAGCGCTATGTCAGCAAGATAAACGGTATCGGCAACATTAATGTCGAGATCGTGTGGGACCCGCCATGGACGCTTGAAAAGATGAACCCTGATGTTCGCGAAAAGCTCGGATTTGGCAAGCCCAGGCTCCGCTTTCAGATCGATTATGAAAAGAGCAAGCCTCTCAAGATGGGCAAGTTTGCAAAGCAGGAGGACGGCTCGCTGATCCTTGCAAATGACAAGGATCAAGGGTTCATGGTAAACGAGGCAATAGTAGAGTTCTGGAACACTTGCGACGGCACCAAGACAATAAACCAGCTAACCGACCAGTTTTCGGCAAAGCTTGGTATGCCCAGGCAGCAGGTCGAGCAGGAAGTAGTCCAGCTGGTGCAGCAGTTGCTTGAAGCCGAGCTGCTTAAAGCCTGA
- a CDS encoding aminotransferase class I/II-fold pyridoxal phosphate-dependent enzyme, translating to MKVSDRTHGVEYAIRDITAYARKYKASGKEIIYLNIGDPVKFDFKTPEHIKKALVDAVTRDENYYTDSEGLPELRQAIVEKESEKGLDVTEDDVIVTNGVSEGLDMTMASIVDPNSEVLMPGPYYPPYSSYAKFYGGKPVEFKLYEDGRPDLEDLRSKITPRSRALCIISPNNPTGEVFDRKSLQQLVDIATEHDLYVICDEIYDKIVFDSQFTGIGKVAKDAPVILLNGFSKAYLMTGWRCGYIAMNSSSKKLAGLREDIPKLARVRIAANLPVQIAAVQALRGPQAHIPKMVEKLRSRRDYVVKRLNAMGMQCRVPRGAFYVFPKINLGHCWKDDQHFVIDLLNNTGVLTVHGSGFGSAYGAGHFRIVYLPPEEMLEKAMDKLERFVNSKQAS from the coding sequence TTGAAGGTATCTGATAGGACGCACGGCGTGGAGTATGCCATACGCGACATCACTGCCTATGCGCGAAAATACAAGGCATCGGGCAAGGAGATAATCTACCTTAACATAGGCGACCCTGTCAAGTTTGACTTCAAGACGCCCGAGCACATAAAGAAGGCGCTGGTCGATGCAGTCACGCGCGACGAGAACTATTACACCGACTCTGAGGGACTGCCGGAGCTCCGACAGGCGATTGTAGAGAAAGAGTCCGAAAAGGGGCTAGACGTCACCGAAGACGATGTCATTGTCACAAACGGCGTGTCCGAAGGGCTCGATATGACGATGGCATCCATTGTCGACCCGAACAGCGAAGTGCTGATGCCGGGACCCTACTACCCGCCATACTCGTCGTATGCAAAATTTTACGGCGGAAAACCGGTCGAGTTCAAGCTGTACGAAGACGGCAGGCCCGATCTTGAAGACCTCAGATCAAAGATAACGCCGAGGTCGCGGGCACTGTGCATAATCAGCCCAAACAACCCAACAGGAGAGGTTTTTGATAGAAAGAGCCTGCAGCAGCTGGTAGACATTGCGACAGAGCACGACCTCTACGTCATCTGCGACGAGATATACGACAAGATCGTTTTTGATTCCCAGTTCACCGGCATCGGCAAGGTCGCCAAGGATGCCCCTGTAATCCTACTCAACGGCTTTTCAAAGGCATATCTGATGACTGGCTGGCGCTGCGGCTACATAGCCATGAACAGCAGCTCCAAGAAGTTGGCAGGACTCAGGGAAGATATACCAAAGCTTGCACGCGTGCGAATAGCTGCCAACCTGCCAGTGCAGATCGCAGCCGTCCAGGCGCTCAGGGGGCCGCAAGCCCACATTCCAAAAATGGTCGAAAAGCTTAGGTCAAGGCGCGATTATGTGGTCAAGCGCCTCAACGCGATGGGGATGCAGTGTAGGGTTCCGCGCGGGGCATTCTACGTATTCCCCAAGATCAACCTTGGTCACTGCTGGAAGGACGATCAGCATTTTGTGATCGACCTGTTGAATAACACGGGAGTCTTGACAGTGCACGGCTCTGGCTTTGGCTCTGCATATGGAGCGGGTCATTTCAGGATCGTCTATCTTCCGCCAGAAGAAATGCTGGAAAAGGCGATGGATAAGCTAGAGCGTTTTGTAAACAGCAAGCAGGCTAGCTAG
- a CDS encoding TfoX/Sxy family protein, producing the protein MMVSNEQLASKIRALTKYKGLSEKKMFGGIAFMLNGNMCFGTIKNDLVVRVGPERYEDALTTKANGLHGPVDQGIRVRRSERMVKRRNSQKMAGHGHRLCLFASKKAIAKW; encoded by the coding sequence ATGATGGTTTCCAATGAGCAACTGGCCAGCAAAATTCGCGCCCTGACAAAATACAAGGGCCTGAGCGAGAAAAAGATGTTTGGCGGAATAGCGTTCATGCTCAACGGGAACATGTGCTTTGGTACGATCAAAAATGACCTTGTAGTCCGCGTAGGTCCCGAGCGCTACGAAGACGCGCTCACCACGAAGGCCAATGGACTTCACGGGCCGGTCGATCAGGGGATTCGTGTTCGTCGATCAGAACGGATGGTCAAAAGACGCAACTCTCAAAAAATGGCTGGACATGGGCATCGACTATGCCTCTTCGCTTCCAAAAAAGCGATAGCAAAGTGGTAA
- a CDS encoding nucleotide sugar dehydrogenase produces MKGGKAKTVSATKYNSKADLARRVKSGEFKIAVYGLGHVGSPLASVWLRAGAYVIGVDKSPRVLENAKKGKTHVPEPGVNEAFSKGLKDKRFYVYDDPVKASQNAHFKLICVPVLLTDSFSADLAAVKQVASAIGRGLKKGDVVSLNPSVPPGTSEDVVLPILEKESGLQAEWDFYMVYNPERIYEGRAIEDIEERYPAVIAGAGPKSLEIGSKLYSLVAKKGVIKMSSMRTAETEKLLEGVYRDVNIALANEMAKFCEKVGVDFWEAREAANSQPFCHIHKPGAGVGGACIPVYPHFVLHTADINKVECNITRLGRNVNDSMPAYCVDQAMKLLEGASVSQSTVTLLGLAFRGSVSDTRLSPTYKIIEELKKLKVKEIRVHDPLVASDPALPQDVMLTSNLSKAVQGADLVMLVSDHPEYRSLTQRELGGAPVYDGRGILDGSRFASGRFAAIGKPR; encoded by the coding sequence ATGAAGGGGGGCAAAGCCAAGACGGTCTCGGCGACCAAGTACAACAGCAAAGCGGACCTCGCAAGAAGAGTCAAATCGGGCGAATTCAAAATCGCGGTTTATGGTCTTGGACATGTAGGGTCTCCTCTCGCTTCAGTGTGGCTCCGGGCAGGAGCATATGTCATCGGGGTCGACAAGTCCCCAAGAGTGCTAGAAAATGCAAAGAAGGGCAAGACCCACGTGCCAGAGCCGGGGGTGAACGAGGCATTTTCAAAGGGCCTCAAGGACAAGAGGTTTTACGTTTACGATGATCCAGTCAAGGCATCGCAGAACGCTCACTTCAAATTGATATGTGTCCCGGTGCTGCTCACCGATTCGTTTTCTGCAGATCTTGCCGCAGTAAAGCAGGTCGCATCTGCGATCGGGCGCGGGCTGAAAAAGGGCGATGTTGTCTCGCTCAACCCGAGCGTGCCGCCTGGCACGTCAGAAGATGTAGTATTGCCAATACTGGAAAAGGAGAGCGGGCTGCAGGCCGAGTGGGACTTTTATATGGTATACAACCCGGAGAGGATCTACGAAGGCAGGGCGATCGAGGACATTGAAGAACGGTATCCTGCAGTTATTGCAGGCGCTGGTCCAAAGAGCCTAGAAATTGGAAGCAAGCTTTATTCGCTTGTCGCCAAAAAAGGCGTGATCAAGATGAGCAGTATGAGGACGGCAGAGACGGAGAAGCTTCTCGAAGGCGTCTATCGCGACGTCAACATTGCGCTTGCAAACGAAATGGCCAAGTTCTGCGAAAAAGTAGGAGTCGACTTTTGGGAGGCAAGGGAAGCCGCCAACTCGCAACCATTCTGCCATATACACAAGCCGGGAGCCGGCGTGGGCGGCGCATGCATACCGGTATACCCGCATTTTGTGCTGCACACTGCCGACATTAACAAAGTCGAATGCAACATCACCCGGCTTGGGAGGAATGTCAACGACTCGATGCCTGCCTACTGTGTTGACCAAGCGATGAAACTGCTTGAGGGAGCGAGCGTTTCACAGTCGACAGTCACGCTGTTGGGGCTTGCGTTTAGGGGCAGCGTATCTGACACCCGGCTGTCGCCCACATACAAGATAATTGAAGAGCTGAAAAAGCTGAAAGTAAAAGAGATCCGCGTGCACGACCCGCTTGTAGCAAGCGATCCTGCCCTGCCGCAGGATGTCATGCTGACTTCGAACCTCTCAAAGGCAGTGCAGGGTGCCGACCTCGTGATGCTGGTTTCGGATCACCCGGAGTATAGAAGCCTGACGCAGCGGGAGCTAGGCGGAGCGCCGGTGTACGACGGCCGTGGAATCCTTGACGGATCAAGATTTGCAAGCGGTAGGTTTGCTGCGATCGGCAAGCCTAGGTAG
- a CDS encoding nuclear transport factor 2-like protein, with the protein MTFAGPLMKTSGAHDYIYSTEQLLQMDIATPDGGMITIEITDLIQVANGKAAKQKIYYDPREFAKAFGMG; encoded by the coding sequence ATGACGTTTGCCGGGCCGCTCATGAAGACCTCCGGAGCGCATGATTATATCTATTCTACAGAGCAGCTCCTACAGATGGATATCGCTACTCCTGACGGAGGGATGATAACCATTGAAATTACTGACTTGATCCAAGTTGCCAACGGCAAGGCGGCGAAACAGAAAATCTATTACGACCCGCGGGAATTTGCCAAGGCATTTGGGATGGGATGA
- a CDS encoding SRPBCC family protein — MPKFSQIIKVKSPPEKTWAIVGDLAGVNRWIPRITGVKIEGNKKRTCTFADGHIQHEEIIEYSSEKRSYSYTIERLQRIKNNRGTFAVKQYGDGSVIMWESEFDIINSALEAEMTQMWKGATAQIAESLRRLVEGK; from the coding sequence ATGCCAAAATTTAGCCAAATTATAAAGGTCAAATCGCCTCCTGAAAAGACATGGGCAATTGTTGGCGATCTTGCAGGAGTAAACAGGTGGATCCCGAGGATTACCGGCGTGAAAATTGAAGGAAACAAAAAGCGAACATGTACTTTCGCCGATGGGCACATCCAGCATGAAGAAATAATTGAGTACTCCAGTGAAAAGCGATCATACAGCTATACCATTGAGCGACTGCAAAGGATAAAGAATAACCGCGGCACTTTCGCCGTGAAGCAATACGGCGACGGATCTGTAATAATGTGGGAGTCCGAATTTGACATCATCAACTCTGCTCTCGAAGCAGAAATGACTCAAATGTGGAAAGGAGCTACAGCCCAAATTGCAGAATCATTAAGAAGGCTCGTTGAAGGAAAATGA
- a CDS encoding MFS transporter: MDSIEKQQGISRLAWRTLIILSSLGLIVMFDETMILPAIPDFIRDFNISYSTSSWLLSAYVIAAAVMTPIGGRLSDIYGKKKILLIVMGVYAVGLLAGRFATNIEFMIAARAAQGIGMAMFPIAFGIIREVFPEKKLSIGQTIFSSTFSGGAIIGLVGGAAIIQNFGWPATFLAILPAAIALWFVIARYVHVPSQAARAEAGHQPNDRTIDIKGTLMLAVTIISFLAGITFLESHDSSAWYTIAGLFATSAASLAAFIAIEKRVPSPLLDLKLMTNKSFLPPTIILMLIFMSIFMVYLTIPILVRSPEPLGFGGDAVAVASVQLPFMVVLLIGTVMSGFILNKIKNTKLTLIGTLISAAGFFILLMFHSTEGMVSFGLAILATGLSLSITGAFNVILLSVPMQMTGIALGMTLLLNLVGQSVGPAAAGILQQMYRGTVEGVDRQFPTQDAYNLIFITAAIISLASVAMSLAVNRRKAVPVMVPKGAPPPKKDEKS; the protein is encoded by the coding sequence GTGGATAGCATAGAAAAACAACAAGGTATAAGCCGTCTGGCATGGAGGACACTCATCATTCTGAGCAGCCTGGGTCTCATTGTCATGTTTGACGAGACAATGATACTGCCAGCCATTCCGGATTTCATCCGCGATTTCAACATCTCATATAGCACTTCCTCGTGGCTGCTTTCAGCTTATGTAATTGCGGCGGCTGTAATGACGCCGATTGGAGGCAGGCTGTCAGACATCTATGGTAAGAAAAAGATACTACTCATAGTAATGGGAGTTTACGCAGTAGGTCTCCTTGCAGGACGCTTCGCCACCAACATCGAATTCATGATTGCAGCGAGGGCTGCGCAAGGCATCGGGATGGCCATGTTCCCTATTGCCTTTGGAATCATCAGAGAAGTATTTCCAGAGAAAAAACTTTCAATCGGCCAAACGATATTCAGCTCTACGTTTTCCGGCGGAGCCATTATCGGCTTGGTAGGTGGCGCGGCAATAATTCAAAACTTTGGGTGGCCGGCAACATTCTTAGCTATTTTGCCCGCCGCAATAGCGCTCTGGTTTGTAATAGCAAGATACGTACACGTTCCTAGCCAAGCAGCAAGAGCTGAAGCGGGACACCAGCCAAACGACCGCACAATCGACATAAAGGGAACGCTGATGCTTGCCGTTACAATAATTTCATTTCTGGCAGGCATCACCTTCTTGGAAAGCCATGATTCCAGCGCTTGGTACACGATTGCAGGCCTCTTTGCCACTTCAGCAGCTTCACTTGCAGCGTTTATCGCCATTGAGAAAAGGGTGCCTTCGCCTTTGCTTGATCTCAAGCTAATGACCAACAAAAGCTTCCTCCCTCCAACCATCATCCTGATGCTGATCTTCATGTCGATCTTTATGGTGTATTTGACGATCCCCATCTTGGTGAGAAGCCCTGAGCCATTGGGATTCGGAGGCGATGCAGTAGCTGTCGCAAGCGTTCAACTGCCCTTCATGGTCGTGCTATTGATCGGGACAGTCATGTCTGGCTTTATACTGAACAAGATCAAAAACACAAAGCTGACGCTGATCGGCACCTTGATTAGCGCCGCCGGGTTCTTTATCCTGCTCATGTTCCATTCGACCGAAGGGATGGTTTCGTTTGGGCTTGCGATACTTGCAACCGGGCTTTCGCTTTCAATCACCGGCGCGTTTAACGTGATACTCCTTTCCGTGCCGATGCAAATGACCGGGATTGCCCTTGGAATGACGCTGCTCCTCAACCTAGTCGGACAGTCGGTGGGGCCGGCCGCTGCCGGCATACTCCAGCAGATGTACCGGGGAACTGTGGAGGGAGTAGATAGACAATTCCCGACGCAGGACGCGTACAACCTGATATTCATTACAGCTGCCATCATCTCGTTAGCCTCGGTCGCTATGTCGCTAGCTGTGAACAGGAGAAAGGCAGTCCCGGTAATGGTTCCAAAGGGCGCGCCGCCACCAAAAAAAGACGAAAAAAGTTAG
- the htpX gene encoding zinc metalloprotease HtpX — MYTKKAPWKKRDNGLTARIIVSFAVLTILYIIFLSVLAYVGFGAIPIAVIAGIMILAQWYFSDKIVLWSTGAKIVSREQFPELHDLVERIVARNNLPKPRIAVVNTQIPNAFATGKTPKSSIVAVTLGLMDQLETEELEAVIAHELAHIKNRDVLVLTLASLFSTVAWYLMRFSMFGGMYGGGRNRDSGGGLALVLIVAIITWFVSFLIIRAISRYREFVADRDGALMTGKPSKLASALLKISGKMKRIPTRDLREVEGMNAFFIIPALSGDAFASLFSTHPPVDQRVKKLMEMEAAMS, encoded by the coding sequence GTGTATACGAAAAAGGCTCCCTGGAAAAAGAGGGACAATGGCCTTACAGCAAGGATAATTGTCAGTTTTGCAGTTCTTACGATACTATACATCATATTTCTGAGCGTGCTTGCCTATGTTGGCTTTGGCGCCATACCTATAGCTGTCATTGCAGGCATCATGATACTGGCGCAGTGGTACTTTTCTGACAAGATAGTGCTTTGGAGCACGGGCGCAAAAATAGTGAGCAGGGAACAGTTCCCTGAGCTGCACGATCTGGTGGAACGTATTGTGGCGCGGAACAACCTGCCCAAGCCTAGAATCGCCGTGGTCAACACCCAGATCCCAAACGCGTTTGCGACAGGCAAGACGCCCAAGAGCTCCATTGTTGCGGTGACACTCGGCCTGATGGACCAGCTTGAAACCGAGGAGCTGGAGGCTGTCATTGCGCACGAGCTGGCGCACATCAAGAACCGGGACGTGCTGGTGCTAACGCTAGCAAGCCTTTTCTCTACCGTAGCGTGGTATCTGATGAGGTTTAGCATGTTTGGAGGCATGTACGGCGGCGGGCGCAACAGGGATAGCGGAGGCGGCTTGGCACTCGTACTGATCGTCGCAATAATCACTTGGTTTGTCAGTTTTCTGATAATAAGGGCGATATCGCGCTACCGGGAATTTGTGGCAGACAGGGACGGCGCGCTCATGACTGGCAAGCCCAGCAAGCTAGCAAGCGCACTGCTCAAGATAAGCGGCAAGATGAAGCGGATACCTACAAGAGATCTGCGTGAGGTCGAGGGCATGAATGCGTTCTTTATTATCCCTGCCCTTTCTGGCGACGCCTTTGCAAGCCTATTCTCGACACACCCGCCTGTCGACCAGCGGGTGAAAAAGCTCATGGAAATGGAGGCTGCCATGAGCTGA
- a CDS encoding methyltransferase domain-containing protein: MLDKLASSYPRVIVELGMGDGRLLEALAKHDSSSLYVGIDLDNAQCKQAQSSIALSNVIILSGSFEDIVPTFPDGSVDRFIAVLPDPEFIDEKKEGRWKPFYKEVYSKLKPSGTLELVTEITDELLRPVSDEAYVKWVAWLRASFLSIGFDLTKQHEGAPAQYSSRCLDQFRGDPERIRMVTLELAKR, translated from the coding sequence ATGCTTGATAAGCTCGCCTCCTCCTATCCCAGAGTAATAGTGGAACTTGGGATGGGGGACGGCAGGCTGCTTGAAGCCCTTGCCAAGCATGACAGTAGTTCGCTATATGTTGGCATCGATCTTGATAATGCACAGTGTAAGCAGGCGCAATCTAGTATCGCACTTTCTAACGTGATCATTTTATCTGGCTCTTTTGAAGACATTGTCCCAACGTTCCCGGATGGGTCTGTCGACCGCTTTATCGCAGTGCTGCCAGACCCGGAATTTATTGACGAAAAAAAGGAGGGCAGGTGGAAGCCATTCTACAAAGAAGTTTATTCAAAGCTGAAACCGAGCGGGACACTCGAGCTTGTCACAGAAATTACCGATGAGCTCTTGCGGCCTGTGAGCGACGAGGCGTATGTAAAATGGGTCGCTTGGCTCAGGGCAAGCTTTCTCTCTATAGGGTTTGATCTGACAAAACAGCATGAAGGCGCACCAGCACAATATTCGTCACGCTGTCTTGACCAGTTCAGGGGAGACCCGGAGCGGATCCGCATGGTGACGCTTGAACTGGCAAAGCGATGA
- the mtnA gene encoding S-methyl-5-thioribose-1-phosphate isomerase, with product MPRNLDLLLTVAWENNSVVLIDQTKLPNKLVYVKCKDYREVAEAIKKLVVRGAPAIGVTAAFGLALAAQQSKAKTLPELMTDLDTAFKVLRATRPTAVNLFWALERVMGRAKKAKTLQEAKKAVFDEALKMSDEDINANRQMGANGAKLFRDGDIVLTHCNAGSLATVAYGTALGVIRAARESGKRLSVIATETRPVMQGSRLTAFELQHDGIDVSLIPDTAVGHMMARGAIRRVIVGADRVLRTGHVFNKIGTYQVAILANKHKIPFYVAAPLSTFDFESNPEDVVIEERSVDEVVRVGKKRVAPKGVRVFNPAFDMTPPELITGIITERGVLTPPFEKNLKALLG from the coding sequence TTGCCCCGCAATCTGGACCTTTTGCTGACGGTCGCTTGGGAGAATAATTCCGTAGTGCTCATTGACCAGACGAAGCTTCCGAACAAGCTGGTCTATGTAAAGTGCAAGGACTATCGGGAGGTGGCCGAAGCGATAAAAAAGCTTGTAGTGAGGGGCGCGCCTGCCATCGGCGTTACTGCTGCCTTTGGGCTTGCACTTGCGGCCCAGCAGAGCAAGGCCAAGACTCTGCCAGAGCTCATGACAGACCTTGACACCGCGTTCAAGGTGCTGCGGGCTACGCGCCCAACTGCCGTCAACCTGTTCTGGGCGCTAGAGCGCGTGATGGGCAGGGCAAAGAAGGCGAAAACGCTGCAGGAAGCGAAAAAAGCTGTGTTTGATGAGGCTCTCAAGATGTCTGACGAGGACATCAATGCAAACAGGCAGATGGGCGCTAACGGCGCCAAGCTGTTCAGAGACGGCGACATTGTGCTCACTCACTGCAACGCCGGCTCACTTGCAACGGTTGCCTATGGCACTGCACTTGGAGTAATTCGAGCGGCAAGGGAATCTGGCAAGCGCCTGAGCGTCATCGCAACTGAAACGCGGCCGGTCATGCAGGGCTCACGCCTTACAGCGTTTGAGCTACAGCACGACGGAATAGATGTCAGCCTTATACCCGATACTGCGGTGGGCCATATGATGGCAAGGGGCGCGATCAGGCGGGTGATCGTTGGTGCAGACAGAGTCCTTCGCACTGGTCACGTGTTCAACAAAATAGGCACTTATCAGGTGGCAATCCTTGCAAACAAGCACAAGATCCCGTTCTATGTTGCAGCTCCGCTGTCGACGTTTGATTTTGAGAGCAACCCTGAAGACGTTGTCATTGAAGAGCGGTCGGTCGATGAAGTTGTCAGGGTGGGCAAAAAGAGGGTCGCGCCCAAGGGAGTGAGGGTGTTCAACCCGGCGTTTGACATGACTCCTCCTGAGCTCATTACAGGCATAATCACCGAGCGTGGGGTGCTCACGCCGCCGTTTGAGAAGAACCTAAAGGCGCTGTTAGGCTAG
- the pspAB gene encoding PspA-associated protein PspAB translates to MINSKRLSKADSEILFSISSIHVTLEVKLGLKVTGRCALTFKTVSGTFFYEMEQDIRRFLSSLQPEFDLAFRTVTDSYGYMWVVFEGKRIEDLLAGLTATGDIVEERGFSDQLLAAVFEFANERHGGQQQYLIYNYRRNNFYPFVPTGNKTRNIEQEMKMMSAIGEEMPFEKDMTLWYPLWDLPLRSQG, encoded by the coding sequence ATCATCAATAGCAAGCGCTTATCAAAAGCCGATTCTGAAATATTGTTCTCCATCTCTTCAATCCATGTTACCTTAGAGGTGAAGCTGGGGCTCAAGGTGACTGGCAGATGCGCCCTTACTTTCAAGACAGTCAGCGGCACATTCTTTTACGAAATGGAGCAGGACATCAGGCGCTTCCTCAGCTCCCTGCAGCCCGAGTTCGACCTTGCTTTCCGCACAGTCACAGACTCGTACGGCTACATGTGGGTAGTGTTCGAAGGCAAGAGGATAGAGGATCTTTTGGCCGGCCTGACAGCTACAGGCGACATCGTCGAAGAAAGAGGCTTTTCAGATCAACTGCTGGCGGCCGTCTTTGAATTTGCAAATGAGCGGCATGGTGGCCAGCAGCAATATCTGATATACAACTACCGGCGCAACAACTTTTACCCATTCGTCCCGACTGGCAATAAAACAAGGAACATCGAGCAAGAAATGAAGATGATGTCGGCGATAGGCGAAGAAATGCCATTTGAAAAAGACATGACCCTTTGGTACCCGCTATGGGACCTTCCCCTCAGATCTCAGGGATAA